From Acidianus brierleyi:
TAAATAAAGAAGATCTGGTATCTTATCTACTTGTCCTATCGTTGTTAAAGTACTATTTATTGATGCGCCAGAAAAGAATGAGATTATAGCAAAAAACGATGCAGATTGTATTAAGTACATAATGGCCATTATTGATCCTATTCCTCCACTTAAGTTTCTGGAAATCCAGATGTAATCTCCTCCAGTTCTAGAGATCTTACTTGTCATTATAGTATAGACAATTATTTCGGGAATCGTAAAAATTAACGCAAATATTGATGCTAACCATAAAACTCCTCCTTTCTCTAGATAGGGAGAAATAGAAGTATACAATGCTTCGCCTATAGATAAATTTCCTATATTAAGCAATACTGCATCAGTTAGGCTTACTTGCTTTATTAAGCCAGAGCTCTCCCTTATGAAGTAACTCTTGCTTTCTACCATAAAGTGATCTTTATGGTTTGGTATTTAAAATTAATACTCAAGTAAAAATTTAAAGAGTATTATCAAGCTATTTTTTACATAACTAAGTTAAAACAGATCTTAAGATTGTATATTAGGTTGTTTCGATAAATTTTATTATTATAATGAGGGTAAATGGTATCAATGCGAAAGAATTTTGTTACTATAGGGATAATATTGATAATTATTGGTGTTGTAATATTTGCTTCTTCTATGTATATAGCTACATCGTCACTTCATTATAATGAAATTAATTTAGCGCCAGGTCAGCAATATTCTTTGCATGTAACTAATACTGGCATATTTATGTATAAATCCAATATATCTTATCCAGTAAAACTTCTTCAAGACAACGTTACATTGACATCTTCTAGCTATAAATCAGGGTATTATAGTTACGTAGTAGAACCTTCTAATGCGCATGCTATAATAAATATATATAATAATTATACGGTTCCGCTTGAAATAGTATATGCAAATATTCCAATTTCATCGAGCGTCGTAATTTCAGGATTATTAGTTATAATCGCAATAGTTTTAGTAATAGCTGGTATAGTCATTGCTATTTATGGGGCGATAAAGAAGTAATCTAAATTTCGATAAATGGTAAAATAATCTTTTGATTTTTTCTACCAAGTAATATTTCTACTAAATTATCTAAAGTAGGTTCTGTAGAATATTCGTTCATAAAAAAAGCACCGTTAAATGGAACTAGAATTATTGAAATAAAATTATCTATTTCTTCTTGCGCTAATATTATTTCTTCTATAATTTCTTTAGGTATTGGAGAGACTTTGTTTATAATTAGAATTTTTTTTCCATTCCAAGATTTCGAATAGTCAACTGTAGTTTTTAGGCTAAACTTATCGCATACAAACAAATTTATTGAATTTTCTTGGTCTGGTCTGGCTAATCCAAGATCATAAATTTCAAAGTCTACTTCTTCATTTTCTACGGCATATTTATCAGGATAGACTTCTACTTTAAAATTCATTTCTCTAAGTTTTTGTGCGATGTAATTAGCAATCAAAGTTTTTCCTACTCCACCTTTGAGTCCTATTACTTTAATTTTCATTAATAATCACTTTACGTTTTTAATATAACGTTATCTATTTGTCTATTCTATATTGGTAATCCTATAAACATAATTTAATCTAACCATCCTAAAGTTTTATAACAATCAATGGAGAATCCACTAGATCTCATTTTAAATTTTATTAATACATTAAATAATTCCTGCCTTGTTACAGGTATATATGCAGAACCTAGTGGTCTACAAAATATTTCTTTAGACTCAGCTAATATATTATCTTTGTTCTTTTCCTTAATTTCTAATACAGATAGATCTGTAAACCATCTGTTTGGTCTTATAAGTAAATTTTCATTTTCTGTTTTTCCTATAAGTTCTCCTATAGCAGATTCCTCTTTTAATTGAGTAAAAATTACGACAGCATTCTTATTTAAAAAATATCCTATGATCCCTGTTCTAGGATCAGAAATAGGAAAATCCTTTCCTATAAGATAACTTTTATTTTCAGTATCAGAGTAATTTATTCCTACTGTTGAGTCTACATTCCATGTCAATTCTTTTCCCCATTTTTTAATTCCGATATTCAAAATTAATTTAGTATTTTTTGCAATTTTAGGTTCTAATGTAGGTGGAGATCCATTTATAGAAACTTTAACACCAGCTTCTCTTAAAGCTCCAGCTAACTCTAGTGTTTCCATTAAAGTATCGTCACATGGATATAAGTATATCACATTAAAGAAAATAAGTTTACGGAAAAGCTTTTTATACTGCTTAGTATCTATTCTTATCTCGATCTCTTTCCGATCTTTAAAGTCAATATCGGAGATCTCTGTCGCTTTATATATCATGTATAATGATTATCTGTCTATATAAGTTTTTAAGCTTTTTTAATTAGAATGTCATAAAAATCTAATCATATATTGTTAACAGTCAGAAAACTGTTTTTTATCTATTTTTTATATAGAATAACAATAGGATAATCGGAAAATAATTCTGATACGTTAATATTATTGGTTATTTTAACTTGATTATCTGTAAGAATATCAATAAAGTCTCCATCAAGTTTCATAAATGTATTCTTTAATTTATCTTTGAATGGATATGCTTCAGTTACAAATCTTGGAAATATTACTAAGATTCCTCTTCTCATAAAACCACAAATATTATTGCTTCCTTCTACTTCTAGTGGTTTATACCCAGAGAACGCTTCCGGATCTTTTTTCCTTAAGTTTAAAATCTTCCATGTAACATATAATTTATCATCAAGGTGTCTATTTTTCTTAATATTATTTAATTTATTTTTTAATTCCACAAAATTCACTTGTCTCCTATTGTCTGGATCAACCATGAGATATGTAAAACTCTCATTTCCTTGATAAATATCTGGTACGCCTGGCAGAGTCAATTTAAGTGTTGTCTGTATTATTGAATTCATTTTACCATAGAAGTCTATCTTCTTCCAAAAATCTAAAAATGAGTTCATGAATAATTGATTATTGAGAGCTTTTTCAATAAAATCCTTAACAGCATTTTCATATTTTATATTTGGCTCTATCCAGAATGTGTTTTCCTTTTCTTCTCTAATAGCCTTAAACATATAGTTTATTAATCTTTCTTTATATTCGTTGCTATACCCATTCCATGTACCTAATAACACTTGATAAAATCTATATTCATCGTTCTTTGTAGGTCCTATAGTTACGAATTTTTCGTTAAACTTAGACCATTCTAAAAGTTTTTTCTCCCATTCATCTGGTATTTCAGAAAGTACATTTATTCTTGCACGTACGTCCTCACTTAATTTAGTATCGTGTGTTGATGTAGTTAGCATTGAATTAGGCCATAAAATTTCTCTTTCAATGTTAAATAAATGGAAGTCTACACACGATATTCCATTAAGCCATGGAGTACCTCCTACTTCGTTCTGGGAAATAAGGGGATTATAATAATAAAAGAATGTATCTTCTATTCCTTTAGCCATTACTGCAGGAGAGAATTGTTCTATTCTTTGCAAGATCTCCTTATTATTTAATAGATTGAGTATCTTACTGTCTTTAGAGCATTCTTCTATGTTTTTTATTACTTCAGTATCTATCCAACTGTAATTCTCTACGTAAGTTCTGTAAATATTTATACATACTAAAAAATTAATTAATGTTTCCCTATAATCTTCACTTAACCCAGTTATTCTCAGTAACCTTTCTATATCTCCTTTAAAGAGCTGGTCTATTACTTTTCTCTTTTCTCTTACTAATAAATCTTTGGAAAACTCTATTCCAGTAAAATTATAATAAATTTTTCTCATTTTTTCCATATTCTTTATAAATAGTAAATTTAAAATTTTTAAGAAATCATATCCCGTAGTTCCTTCGATTTTCCAATCTCTCAATCTTTCGTTCTCTCCTAATATTTTTTCAACAAATAGGTAAATGTTTCCTAAATTAGCTCTCAGTCTTTCTATATATTGTTTAGGATCATATAGTCCATCTATATGATCTACTCTTAAACCTTCTATGTATCCTTCTTTTACTAATTGAAATATCTTTTTATGAACTTCGTTAAATACATCTTCGTCTTCTTCTCTTAATGCTATTAAGCCGTTTACGTCGAAAAATCTCCTATAATTTATTTTATTGGAAGATTCTTTCCAAAAAATTAGTTCATAATTCTGGTCTTCTAATATTTCTTGTAAATGTTTATTTAGACATTCTTCGTCAGCGCAAGAATATTTGTTCTTAATTTTTTCTATACTATCGTCTTTTATAGGCAATTTTAATTCATAGTATCTTATATAAAAAGAATTATCTTGTTTTTCTATTCTTAATTTTTTAATATCTTCAGGATTGCCTAATATTGGTAATAATATTTTATTTAAACTCCAATCTATATCAAAGAATTTAGCATAAGTTGAATTTTTACCATATTTTAAAACATCCATCATGTAAGGATTTTCTAATGCCATATGATTCGGTACTATGTCTAGAATTATTCCTATGCCTTTTTCTCTAGCTTTTTTTGATAATTCTATAAACTTCTCTTCTCCTCCTAATTCCTCGTTTATTTTAGTGAAATCGAAGACGTCGTATCCATGACTACTGCCTTTTCTAGCTTGTAAAATTGGAGATAAGTAAAGATGTGTTATTCCTAGATCTTTTAGATAATCTAGTATTTCAATGACTTGTTGGAAATTAAAGTTTTTATTAAGCTGCAATCTGTAAGTTATCAATTTTATATCCTCCTATAAACTATTGCAGATCTACCCTCAATCTCTAATTCCTGTTCTGCTTTAACTATCTTCTCTTCTTCTTTTGGATCTCTATCATAAGACCAAAGAATTAGTTCCCATTTTTCTCCTATTTTAGGCACTTTAAATTTTATGGTATTTGGATTTGCGTTTAGAATTATGAGAAATGTATAGTCTGCTACTCTTTCTCCTCTTTCATTAATCTCATCCATAACGTCTCCTGATAGAACGAATGCTATTGTATTTGTTGGTGAATTCCAATTGTTTTCTTTTATCTCTAGTCCGTCTGGGCCTAGCCAAGTTATATCTTTATAAGGGGCTCCGAAAAGTTTTCTTCCTTGGAAAAACCTTCTTCTCCTAAATATTGGATGGGACTTCCTTAAGAAAATAGACGATTTAACAAAGTCATGAAATTTCTTTTTCCTATCATCTAAATTCCAGTTAAACCAGCTAATCTCGTTATCTTGACAAAAAGCATTATTATTGCCTCTTTGAGTTCTACTAATTTCGTCTCCTCCTAGTAACATTGGAACTCCTTGGCTTATGAATAATGTTATAATAAAGTTTCTTTTTTGCCTTTCTCTACATGCTATTATATTAGGATCTTCAGAAGGCCCTTCAAATCCACAATTCCAACTATAATTTTCATCCATACCGTCTTTATTATCCATTAAATTTGCTTCATTATGCTTCTGATTATAACTAACTAGATCCTCTAGTGTGAAGCCGTCATGTGATGTAATATAATTTATGCTGGCGAAGGGCGTTCTTCCTGATCCCATGTAGAGATCTGGAGAACCCATTAGTCTGTTTGCTAATTCGCTATAAACTATTGGTTCTCCTCTCCAAAATCTCCTTATTGTATCTCTATATTTTCCATTCCATTCTGCCCATTGATATGGAAAATTTCCTACTTGATATCCTCCTTCTCCAACGTCCCATGGCTCTGCTATTAATTTTACTCTTGAGAGAACAGGATCTTGTTGAATTGTTACAAAAAAGGTGGATAACATGTTTACGCTGTATAGTTCTCTTGCTAGAGCTGAGGCTAAATCGAACCTGAAACCGTCTACATGCATTTCTAATACCCAGTATCTTAGACTATCCATAACCATTTGCAAAACTCTAGGATGCCTTAAATTTAGGGTATTTCCTGTTCCGGTAAAATCCATGTAGTATCTTGGGTTCTCTGGGTTTAACATGTAGTATGATTTGTTATCTATGCCCTTGAAACTTAGCGTAGGACCTAGTTGATTACCTTCTCCAGTGTGGTTGTAAACTACGTCGACTATAACCTCTATGCCTGCAGTATGGAGTTCTTTAACCATCTTTTTAAATTCTATAACTTGTTGTCCTAAGCAACCGCTACTGGAATATCCACAGTCTGGTGCAAAATATGCTATAGGATTATAACCCCAATAATTAGTTAGACCTTTATCGAGTAGCCATTTATCTCTTACGAATTGTTGAACTGGCATTAGTTCTAGAGCCGTTATTCCCATATCTTTCAAATATGATATAACTTGTTTTGACGCTATTCCCATAAACGTTCCACGTAGATTTTCGTCTATGTCATCCCTTAATTTTGTCATTCCTCTTACATGTGTTTCGTAGATGATTGTTTGACTCCAAGGTATCCTTAGACTAAGAGGTCTATCTCCTTCCCAGTCAAAAGAATCTTCGTAAACAACAGATTTAGGTATAAAAGGGGTAGAATCTCGTTCATCAAAGGAGAGATCTTGATTTTGATCTCCCATTTTATATGCAAAAAGAGAATCATCCCATTTTATAAATCCTGCAAGAGCTCTAGCATATGGATCTATGACTGCTTTATTTTTATTGAACCTTAAACCCTCTTCTGGTTTAAATGGACCATCCACTTTATAGGCATATAATTGTCCTGATAAAATACCTGGTACCAGAACGTGCCAAAGATCTCCAGTCTTTTCTTTAACATCTATTATCTCTTTAGGTTCTTTATCATCGGGATGGGAAAATAATAATAGTTGAACTGATGTAGCGTTCTCAGAGAATAATACAAAATTTGCTCCATCCTTAGTTATTGTAACTCCTATAGGATAAGGTTCTCCTGGTCTAGTAGGTCTCTGAACAGTAGACATAGTATAAGAATATATCAAGAGGTTTTTTAGTTAGCGTTTCTATAAATAGCAGCTCCTCTACCTATTTTAATCTCTCCTTCTATGTATTCTGGAAATTCAGCAGTAGATAATATAAGTTTCCATTTTTTCTTTAAATGAATAGTAGAATCTTTAAATGCTGCTACGACTAATAATTTATCTCTTTCAATTAACAATGAATTATCTTCTATTTTTACTAGAATATTTCTTGAATGATCGAGCTCTTTTTTAATTTTTATAATATTTTTATAGAAATTTAGTATTTCATAATCTATTTTCCAACTTAACTTAGATTTATTATAAGTGTCGTCTGATTGAGGATCGTAATAATACTCTCCTAATTCTTTTTTTCTACCTTCCCTTAATGCATTAATTAGCTGAACATCTGAAAAGTCAGTAAAAAATAAGAAAGGATTTTTTTCTCCATATTCTTCTCCCATAAAAATCATTGGTATATAAGGAGACATAAAATATAGAGTGGAAAGTATTAGAAAGTTCTGTTTATCAATTAAATTTAGTAATCTTTTACCGTCTTTTCTATTACCTATCTGATCGTGGTTTTGAATATATACAATAAATTTATTTCCTCCTAGATCTCCCACCGGTGCGCCATGAGTTTTTTTCCTGAAATTTGAATATACTCCATCATATATAAATACTTTCTCTAAAGCTTTTACTATTTGTTCTATAGATCCAAAATCTTCATAATATGAATCTCTCTCCCCAGTAGCGTAAGCATGTAACGCGTGGTGAAAATCATCAGACCACTGAGCGTCAATGTTATAACCGCATTTTTCTTTAGGCGATATTATTTTAGGATCGTTCAAATCACTTTCTGCTATTAAATTTATTTTTCTTTTTAATTCACTTTCTGCTATTTTAATTTT
This genomic window contains:
- the treY gene encoding malto-oligosyltrehalose synthase; its protein translation is MITYRLQLNKNFNFQQVIEILDYLKDLGITHLYLSPILQARKGSSHGYDVFDFTKINEELGGEEKFIELSKKAREKGIGIILDIVPNHMALENPYMMDVLKYGKNSTYAKFFDIDWSLNKILLPILGNPEDIKKLRIEKQDNSFYIRYYELKLPIKDDSIEKIKNKYSCADEECLNKHLQEILEDQNYELIFWKESSNKINYRRFFDVNGLIALREEDEDVFNEVHKKIFQLVKEGYIEGLRVDHIDGLYDPKQYIERLRANLGNIYLFVEKILGENERLRDWKIEGTTGYDFLKILNLLFIKNMEKMRKIYYNFTGIEFSKDLLVREKRKVIDQLFKGDIERLLRITGLSEDYRETLINFLVCINIYRTYVENYSWIDTEVIKNIEECSKDSKILNLLNNKEILQRIEQFSPAVMAKGIEDTFFYYYNPLISQNEVGGTPWLNGISCVDFHLFNIEREILWPNSMLTTSTHDTKLSEDVRARINVLSEIPDEWEKKLLEWSKFNEKFVTIGPTKNDEYRFYQVLLGTWNGYSNEYKERLINYMFKAIREEKENTFWIEPNIKYENAVKDFIEKALNNQLFMNSFLDFWKKIDFYGKMNSIIQTTLKLTLPGVPDIYQGNESFTYLMVDPDNRRQVNFVELKNKLNNIKKNRHLDDKLYVTWKILNLRKKDPEAFSGYKPLEVEGSNNICGFMRRGILVIFPRFVTEAYPFKDKLKNTFMKLDGDFIDILTDNQVKITNNINVSELFSDYPIVILYKK
- the treZ gene encoding malto-oligosyltrehalose trehalohydrolase, yielding MPWKLDLGANCEKSNVSFRIWSPYYDSLSIVLYKQNKKEIVEMNKEDKGYFSLKDKDVEYYSYLIENMEIPDPASRYQPEGVHGKSKVLCENFNWEDKEWEGIDQNNLIIYELHVGTFSERGDFQGVIEKLDYLKNLGITAIELMPVSQFGGKRNWGYDGVFLYAVQNSYGGPYELKRLVNEAHKKGLGVILDVVYNHVGPEGNYLGKFGPYFSSRYTTPWGPIFNYDEAWSDEVRHYVTQNALYWIYEYHMDGLRLDAVHSIYDISPKHILSEISDKIKIAESELKRKINLIAESDLNDPKIISPKEKCGYNIDAQWSDDFHHALHAYATGERDSYYEDFGSIEQIVKALEKVFIYDGVYSNFRKKTHGAPVGDLGGNKFIVYIQNHDQIGNRKDGKRLLNLIDKQNFLILSTLYFMSPYIPMIFMGEEYGEKNPFLFFTDFSDVQLINALREGRKKELGEYYYDPQSDDTYNKSKLSWKIDYEILNFYKNIIKIKKELDHSRNILVKIEDNSLLIERDKLLVVAAFKDSTIHLKKKWKLILSTAEFPEYIEGEIKIGRGAAIYRNAN
- the glgX gene encoding glycogen debranching protein GlgX, with amino-acid sequence MSTVQRPTRPGEPYPIGVTITKDGANFVLFSENATSVQLLLFSHPDDKEPKEIIDVKEKTGDLWHVLVPGILSGQLYAYKVDGPFKPEEGLRFNKNKAVIDPYARALAGFIKWDDSLFAYKMGDQNQDLSFDERDSTPFIPKSVVYEDSFDWEGDRPLSLRIPWSQTIIYETHVRGMTKLRDDIDENLRGTFMGIASKQVISYLKDMGITALELMPVQQFVRDKWLLDKGLTNYWGYNPIAYFAPDCGYSSSGCLGQQVIEFKKMVKELHTAGIEVIVDVVYNHTGEGNQLGPTLSFKGIDNKSYYMLNPENPRYYMDFTGTGNTLNLRHPRVLQMVMDSLRYWVLEMHVDGFRFDLASALARELYSVNMLSTFFVTIQQDPVLSRVKLIAEPWDVGEGGYQVGNFPYQWAEWNGKYRDTIRRFWRGEPIVYSELANRLMGSPDLYMGSGRTPFASINYITSHDGFTLEDLVSYNQKHNEANLMDNKDGMDENYSWNCGFEGPSEDPNIIACRERQKRNFIITLFISQGVPMLLGGDEISRTQRGNNNAFCQDNEISWFNWNLDDRKKKFHDFVKSSIFLRKSHPIFRRRRFFQGRKLFGAPYKDITWLGPDGLEIKENNWNSPTNTIAFVLSGDVMDEINERGERVADYTFLIILNANPNTIKFKVPKIGEKWELILWSYDRDPKEEEKIVKAEQELEIEGRSAIVYRRI